In Cyanobium sp. ATX 6F1, the following proteins share a genomic window:
- the clpS gene encoding ATP-dependent Clp protease adapter ClpS has translation MAVETPSRSPGGATVLDKDLQRVRKPSPRYKVLLHNDPVSTMEFVVSTLREVVPLLSEQDAIAVMLEAHNTGIGLVIVCDIEPAEFYSERLKAKGLTSSIEPEG, from the coding sequence ATGGCGGTGGAGACGCCAAGCCGCAGCCCAGGCGGCGCGACGGTGCTCGACAAGGACCTTCAGCGGGTGCGCAAGCCATCGCCCCGCTACAAGGTGCTGCTGCACAACGACCCGGTCAGCACCATGGAGTTCGTGGTCTCGACCCTGCGGGAGGTGGTGCCCCTGCTCAGCGAGCAGGATGCCATCGCCGTGATGCTCGAAGCCCACAACACCGGCATCGGCCTGGTGATCGTCTGTGACATCGAGCCGGCGGAGTTCTACAGCGAACGCCTCAAGGCCAAGGGGCTGACCAGCTCGATCGAGCCCGAGGGCTGA
- a CDS encoding carbonic anhydrase, whose product MITRRRWLLGQSALAVAGVFALADAAGAEDPSDALAICRPADPLQALINGNARFAAAWSQADRATTPLARSRALNHLWRHNCITPASTLVGGQAPWAVVLACADSRVAPEWIFDAAPSDLFVIRSAGNTAFDDAIASLEYAIDHLAVPLALVVGHSGCGAVTAALASDPLTPLLSELVAPIRASLQPGDDLQQAITRNARRSAEQLSAKSDLVRQAVSEGRLTIRSSVYDIATGRVTLLNA is encoded by the coding sequence TTGATCACCCGCCGGCGATGGCTTCTTGGCCAGAGCGCCCTGGCCGTGGCCGGTGTGTTCGCCTTGGCGGACGCGGCAGGGGCCGAGGATCCCAGCGATGCCCTGGCGATCTGCCGGCCGGCGGATCCCCTCCAGGCCCTGATCAATGGCAACGCCCGCTTCGCCGCCGCCTGGAGCCAGGCCGACCGAGCCACCACCCCATTGGCCCGGAGCCGGGCCCTCAACCACCTCTGGCGCCACAACTGCATCACGCCTGCCTCCACCTTGGTGGGCGGTCAGGCCCCCTGGGCCGTGGTCCTGGCCTGCGCCGATTCACGCGTGGCCCCGGAATGGATCTTCGATGCGGCCCCTTCGGATCTGTTCGTGATCCGCAGCGCCGGCAACACCGCCTTCGATGACGCCATCGCCTCCCTGGAGTACGCCATCGATCACCTGGCGGTACCCCTGGCCCTGGTGGTGGGCCACAGCGGCTGCGGAGCGGTGACGGCCGCTTTGGCCTCCGATCCACTCACGCCTCTGCTGAGCGAACTGGTGGCGCCGATTCGCGCCAGCCTGCAGCCCGGCGATGACCTCCAGCAGGCGATCACCCGCAACGCGCGGCGCTCCGCCGAACAGCTCAGCGCCAAGAGCGACCTGGTGCGCCAGGCGGTGAGCGAAGGCCGCTTGACGATCCGCTCCAGCGTCTACGACATCGCCACCGGCCGGGTCACGCTGCTGAATGCCTAA
- a CDS encoding CPBP family intramembrane glutamic endopeptidase, with amino-acid sequence MGLTPPPAPVTHGGGRRPGGWLLAVGYLPLLLLSGWLLARPLALLAPGLRPDQVNLAGTLVSFALLLLTLPAWLRRRWGEPRAWRRLGVAVPLPAALQALLRGLLKALLLLALVCAGLLLGGAARTGPGITPAQLANALALMLGVGFAEELLFRGWLWGELALGLGGQRALLAQALIFSLVHPYPLAQGWLALLALKGGLLLLGIALALQRRSDGGVLWGAVGLHGGLVGGWFLLQGGLISLSPGAPLWLVGPGGASPNPIGGLLGWLGLAALLAVRRRWWGENPKPIQASP; translated from the coding sequence ATGGGGCTCACCCCGCCGCCAGCGCCAGTCACCCATGGCGGTGGGCGGCGCCCGGGAGGTTGGCTTTTGGCGGTGGGCTACCTGCCGCTGTTGCTTCTCTCCGGTTGGCTGCTGGCTCGGCCCCTGGCCCTGCTGGCTCCGGGCCTGCGCCCCGACCAGGTGAACCTGGCAGGCACGCTGGTGAGCTTCGCGCTGCTGCTGCTCACCCTGCCCGCCTGGCTGCGGCGCCGCTGGGGTGAACCCCGGGCCTGGCGCCGGCTCGGGGTGGCTGTGCCCCTGCCGGCCGCCCTCCAGGCCCTGCTGCGCGGGCTGCTCAAGGCGCTTCTGTTGCTGGCCCTGGTGTGCGCTGGGCTGCTGCTGGGCGGCGCGGCCCGCACGGGCCCAGGGATCACGCCTGCTCAGCTCGCCAACGCCCTGGCCCTGATGCTGGGGGTGGGCTTCGCAGAGGAACTGCTCTTTCGCGGCTGGCTCTGGGGAGAGTTGGCCCTGGGTCTTGGCGGCCAGCGGGCCCTGCTGGCCCAAGCGCTGATCTTCAGCCTGGTGCATCCCTACCCCCTGGCCCAGGGCTGGCTGGCGCTGCTGGCCCTCAAGGGCGGCCTGCTGCTTTTGGGGATCGCCCTGGCCCTGCAACGGCGCTCCGATGGGGGTGTGCTCTGGGGGGCCGTCGGGCTCCATGGCGGTCTGGTGGGGGGCTGGTTCCTGCTCCAGGGCGGTCTGATCAGCCTCTCCCCCGGCGCACCGCTCTGGCTGGTGGGCCCTGGAGGCGCCAGCCCCAACCCGATCGGGGGTCTGCTGGGCTGGCTGGGGCTGGCTGCTTTGTTGGCTGTGCGCCGGCGTTGGTGGGGCGAGAATCCAAAGCCCATCCAGGCTTCCCCTTGA